A portion of the Actomonas aquatica genome contains these proteins:
- a CDS encoding 6-phosphofructokinase has protein sequence MAEELVGNILVGQSGGPTAVINASIEGVVSEALNHDCIEEIYGTLNGVLGILNEDFIDLASESQQTIRGLRHTPGAALGTCRYKLKKQADFERVLEVFKAHNIRYFFYAGGNDSQDTADKISKLAQEQGYALRVIGIPKTIDNDLPVTDHCPGYGSVIKHVATTVRQMACDHAAMGQSDLVSILEVMGRNAGWIAAGASLAKRRDHPHDPPHIILLPEVAFSAEKFIADVQRALKRDKFCLIVVGEGLVDADGNYVAAAEATDAFGHAQLGGAADFLQRLVEANLPGIKARTAKLGIPQRAAVTNGSQADADEAFLAGQAAVEAAIDGETDKMVTLLRGDADHYTCETGLAPLADIANGVKKLPKEWINEDGISMNYQFVRYATPLIQGETKVPHDNGLPTFAKLDKVRVQRLLETYEL, from the coding sequence ATGGCCGAAGAACTCGTAGGTAATATTTTGGTGGGCCAATCCGGTGGCCCCACCGCCGTCATCAATGCCAGCATCGAAGGCGTCGTCTCCGAAGCGCTGAACCACGACTGCATCGAGGAGATCTACGGCACCCTCAATGGCGTGCTCGGCATCCTCAATGAGGACTTCATCGACCTCGCCTCGGAGTCCCAGCAGACCATCCGCGGCCTGCGCCACACCCCCGGCGCCGCCCTCGGCACCTGCCGCTACAAGCTCAAGAAGCAGGCCGATTTCGAGCGCGTGCTCGAGGTCTTCAAGGCCCACAACATCCGTTACTTCTTCTACGCCGGCGGCAACGACTCCCAGGACACTGCCGACAAGATCTCCAAGCTCGCCCAGGAGCAGGGTTACGCGCTGCGCGTCATCGGCATTCCGAAGACCATCGACAACGATCTGCCCGTCACCGACCACTGCCCCGGCTACGGTTCCGTGATCAAGCACGTCGCCACCACCGTGCGCCAGATGGCCTGCGACCACGCCGCCATGGGCCAGAGCGACCTCGTCTCCATCCTCGAGGTCATGGGCCGCAACGCCGGCTGGATCGCCGCTGGCGCCTCCCTCGCCAAACGCCGCGACCACCCGCACGATCCCCCCCACATCATTCTCCTCCCCGAGGTCGCCTTCTCCGCCGAGAAGTTCATCGCCGATGTCCAGCGCGCCCTCAAACGGGACAAGTTCTGCCTCATCGTCGTGGGTGAAGGTCTGGTCGACGCCGACGGCAACTACGTCGCCGCCGCCGAGGCCACCGACGCCTTCGGTCACGCCCAACTCGGTGGCGCTGCCGACTTCCTCCAGCGCCTCGTCGAGGCCAACCTCCCCGGCATCAAGGCCCGCACCGCCAAGCTCGGCATCCCGCAGCGCGCCGCCGTCACCAACGGTTCCCAAGCCGACGCCGACGAGGCCTTCCTCGCCGGTCAGGCCGCCGTCGAGGCCGCCATCGACGGCGAGACCGACAAGATGGTGACCCTGCTCCGTGGCGACGCCGACCACTACACCTGTGAAACCGGCCTGGCTCCCCTCGCCGACATCGCCAACGGCGTGAAGAAGCTCCCCAAGGAGTGGATCAACGAGGACGGCATCAGCATGAACTACCAGTTCGTGCGCTACGCCACCCCGCTCATCCAAGGCGAAACCAAGGTCCCCCACGACAACGGTCTCCCGACCTTCGCCAAGCTCGACAAGGTCCGCGTCCAGCGCCTCCTCGAGACCTACGAGCTCTGA